Proteins encoded in a region of the Triticum dicoccoides isolate Atlit2015 ecotype Zavitan chromosome 3A, WEW_v2.0, whole genome shotgun sequence genome:
- the LOC119272969 gene encoding uncharacterized protein LOC119272969: protein MAAASGELPPAATREKKDPSFAESSPAVPAMAAEDGWSTLPGDLVRRIADSFLDDNNLDWYMDYRAVCTGWRAPTDDPRSDASDARFRPSRWIVLDEAFHSQGNLLLLNTVTGRFLRKNFPQLGDYHIVATTLDGYFVLAEKSPPHAARVLNPLTGVVIRFVAPVPPDVGIADVIFPHGSSLRLDVFSDSSRKTYSAAPHSESFVRYNHKQPLLAYDFFRKAVVGGVYASFSEASVVREMIICLGKFLPVDLAPVTEVLSLDLPGHGYGMRCFLVDLHGHICIVMKIMNPHGVSALFALQYDTETSNLCLLKTPDRYAIFIGDHRCFSVDVDEFPGTEPDCVYYTEHIGSSAHICKCNIKDNKMERISEAADFVKQDKKFVLVADRPYTIIHLLASYTINNPDSQLALQQIP from the coding sequence ATGGCGGCCGCGTCCGGCGAGCTTCCGCCTGCTGCTACAAGGGAGAAGAAAGATCCGAGTTTTGCAGAATCCTCTCCGGCGGTCCCAGCCATGGCGGCCGAAGACGGGTGGTCCACGCTTCCGGGCGACCTCGTCCGCCGCATCGCCGACTCCTTCCTCGACGACAACAACCTTGACTGGTACATGGACTACCGCGCCGTCTGCACCGGCTGGCGCGCCCCCACCGACGACCCAAGGAGCGACGCCTCCGACGCCCGCTTTCGCCCGAGCCGGTGGATCGTCCTCGACGAGGCCTTCCACAGCCAAGGGAATCTGCTCCTGTTGAACACCGTTACCGGCCGCTTCCTCCGCAAGAATTTTCCGCAGCTCGGCGACTACCACATCGTGGCCACCACTCTCGACGGCTACTTCGTCCTGGCGGAGAAAAGCCCTCCTCATGCCGCTCGCGTCCTCAACCCTCTCACCGGCGTCGTGATCCGTTTCGTGGCGCCCGTGCCCCCTGATGTGGGAATCGCTGATGTCATTTTCCCCCACGGCTCTTCGCTCCGGCTCGACGTCTTCTCCGACTCATCTCGCAAGACTTACTCGGCGGCTCCTCACAGTGAAAGTTTCGTCAGATACAACCATAAGCAGCCATTATTAGCTTACGATTTCTTCCGGAAGGCGGTCGTGGGTGGTGTCTACGCAAGCTTTTCTGAAGCATCCGTAGTTCGTGAGATGATTATTTGCTTAGGCAAATTTCTGCCGGTTGATCTTGCTCCTGTGACCGAGGTTCTCTCCCTTGATCTTCCTGGACATGGGTACGGCATGCGGTGTTTCCTAGTGGATTTGCATGGGCATATATGTATCGTCATGAAGATCATGAATCCACATGGAGTCTCGGCTCTCTTTGCTCTTCAATATGACACCGAGACAAGTAACCTCTGTCTTCTGAAGACCCCAGACAGATATGCCATCTTCATCGGTGACCACAGGTGCTTCTCCGTCGATGTTGATGAGTTCCCAGGAACTGAGCCAGACTGTGTGTACTACACTGAACATATAGGTTCATCCGCTCATATATGCAAGTGCAACATCAAGGATAACAAAATGGAGAGGATCTCTGAAGCTGCTGATTTTGTGAAGCAGGACAAGAAGTTCGTCCTGGTCGCTGACCGTCCTTACACCATCATCCACCTTCTGGCCAGCTACACCATCAACAACCCGGACTCTCAACTGGCCTTGCAACAGATTCCATAA